The DNA sequence GTTTTGCTTTTTCATAGTATCTTCCATTTTACCAAATTGCTATTGGACTAAACTCAGCTCACCACACAACTTTTCTACACAATCATCTATTTCTCCAACCTCTGCAATTAATCTCTATAGATCCACATTTAATCTCTCTATCTTGCTTTCTTGTGCCTCCAAGTCTCTAATCCTTCCAAATTATTGCTGTGAACCCATTATTCCATCTTtcttagataattttttttcttttccatcaaCCCACTAAAAAAACTTGCATTTCCTGTTAGGGCAAAAAATGAATCTTATGTTTGGGTTTCTTGATGTACTTGAACTCTGAAGAATCAGAGTGTCTCTACAAAAACAACGAACCCTCCTTTCCTTTTGCTTCAACCATCCACTCTTctcatcttcttcatcatcaatcCACTCGAAGAACTTGCATTTTGACATTCTTCTACAACCAACATACCTTCTTCCATGGCTTGCTACTGCCGAAAAAGACATCACAGTAATTGTCTCACCACAAAAATAAAGATGTCTCTTCTTGACGAGGGTTTTGGAACTAAAGACTCCTGAAGACAAGTGACTTTCATTCATAAGTATTCACAGAATAAGAAAAGCAAACAGAAGAGAAGAAGTTTGAGGAAGAGGCGAAGAGAGTGAGACTCAAAACCCTATTGATTTTCAATGATTTATAAGGGGTAGATGAGGGGTATAATGGTCAATTTATCCATTCTTAACGTTTTTTGTAACGTTTACTGTCAAGagagacctaattgaaaaaaaaatggtgcagagacccaattaaaagaaaaaaagtataataacctaattgaaaattttgcgaAATTATAAAGACATAATTAAacctttaaaaaattttatggaCCACCAAAATATCCAAGAAACATGCTCCATTATATTAGAATATATTTgatttgtatttgtattttttatttttatttttaatattttttattttttgaattttataaaaaaataaaaataaaaagtaaaaacagaattttattatttttgttattttatttttttcacaaaattaaaaaaataaaaaatactgaaaaaaaaagaatgcaaACTAAACAAATCCCCAAACCCTTTCTCTCTACAAAAGAAAACACACTTAACAATATTATATGAGAATATTGTTAAAAAAGTCAAAAAACACAGTTAGCGTTGAGCTCTTTgtataatatattatatgaaaatatatgATATTATGATTAGAtgtttcttaaaaaaatttgatactACCATAATTGCATTGAACGTCACTATAATTTTAAAGCAAAATTTTGACTTTCTAAAAATGGTTCTTCTATAAAATTCGAGGTAAAGTTAATATAGTATTCAACTAACGCTATTAGTATTAACATTTAACAataacttaaaataaaatataaatcttaaataacataattttcttattttttatataaaggtcttgaattttattttgaaaaaaaatattaagtcataaatatttaatattttacacaatttaatgcgtaaaatatttttaaaacagtTAAAAATAACGTTAACAAGTATAGCAAATACTTGTTTATTTCACCAAATCATCATACTTTTAAGTAAAAAGTAAatcaatataaatatattatttataattttaattaattttttatcaattattattataaaatacatattaaaaatgtatagtaattaatttagtaactaatttttagTTTGCATATTgtatttttggtttttcaattagattaaatttgttaagcaattttaattggatttaattgaatttgaataactCCATGGAATCTCACAAGTCTCAACTCTCAAGTGGCATAAGCTTTTCACAAATGAGGCCCAAGGTGTTGGTGCTTGGTGGAGAATCCTCACCAGCAGTTAATACAATAAtacttaattatatatataacttgaatatatatatattatatataattttatttttccccCTTCGTTTTTCCACTTATCACAGAAATTCGTAAACGCTCGTCTCTGTCTTCACAAACCCAAACTCAAACCCAAACCCAACCCGAAGCTTTTCTCTCTCTATCttgttttctctctctttctctctcgcTCATACCTATCGCTTTCTATCCTTCTCTCTGGTTTTCGATTTAGGGCTCACGAACTCGCTCTTTGACTCAGAACCTTCTTGCAGCTCCGATCTGCTCCTTCAGGTATCGCCGAGTCGACTCGTTCGCAGCTTCGATCTACTGTGCTCTCTCTTACAACTCCTTCATTTCATTCTCTTAGAAGTTAGATCTCCGCGTTTGCGCTACTCATCATTTTTACTGTTTTAGATCTTTGCGGTTCCAGTTCTTAAGCTTCGAATTTAATTTTCTGCTATTAATGCTAATTCTTGTTCGTGCAACTGAAGCTACGTGTCGTCAATTGAACTGtcgtttggtttatttttgttttcaatttaaGATGTGAGATGATAGAGGAATCTGCAATTTGGATGATGTCTGATTAATGTGCATTTGGAAGTGTGTTTTTAGCTTGCGAGCTTGGTTTAAGTGTTTTAGGTTAGGAATCTGGCGGATTTTCTTGGTTTTAATGTGTGTTCATTCAACACTGTCATTACCTTGATGTATTGTTACTTTTCAGTGTTGCCAAGTGTTTGGTTAAGTCATTGTTCTTGATTCTTTATTTTCAAGCATGACAGTCCCCGTGTTGATAATtagttttaagttttaactgTGGTTTCTGCTTCAGTAAGTTATTGGTGTCTCCTATGGACAAATATAGAGTTTGCTCATTCTTACGAGTTACTGTTTTTATCCTCTATAGGTTGTGTTGATTTGTTGCAAGGAAAACGCTCTTCAGGTTGGTGTTCAAGGGAGGACTCAGGAAAGGGATGACTTATAGTTTGGCCTGTTGAAATTCGAGCAATGTCAGGGCTACTTAATGTATTCCCTTATACCTTGAAATGCTTCCCATTTTGTTCTCTGTCATTTGGAGAAGATTTTCAATTTTTGTTCTTTCCCGTTTTAGTACTTTGCATTGTCATGGCTACCAGatttttttactataattttcTCGGATAGTTTGAATAACTGCTTGTTTGGTTGCATTAGGAAAACTAGGGTTTTTCTATTAGGGATTGACCAGACAGACTATTAGCTGGCTTATACTGGGGATTAACTTCTGTTACTTAATGAGTGTTAGAACTTACTCGCTTTCTTGTATGCATgttgtttgccttgaaggtgctTAAATTCCAGTCTAGTACAGTTTCCCTAGGATGTTGGTTCCCATGTCttgattttattccttttaCTACATGTCTAtcataaaagtaaattttaactgaGATTTCCTTGCAGTCTTCTCTGAACGGTTCTGCTTCAAATCTTCCAGATGGTGCTGGGAGGTCTTTTGCTACTTCATTCTCTGGTCAGTCTGGTGCAGCCTCCCCTGTCTTTCATCATACTGGTGGGGAGCTTTTGCTGGCATTAATTCATTTTCTTGTCCCATTTAGTTGTATAATTGCTAGGTTCTTGGTGCAGGATCCATTCAAGGACTGCACAATATTCATGGGAGCTTTAATGTACCCAACATGCCTGGTACACTCACATCAAGAAACTCAACAATAAATAGCGTTCCATCCGGTGGTGTTCAGCAACAAACAGGTAGCCTTTCTAGTGGAAGGTTTGGTTCCAACAATCTGCCTGTTGCATTATCCCAGGTATTTGTTATGTCATCTGTTTGTTTCTTTACACTATAGATTGGTAGAGTAGTTAATAGAATATTGTGCATAATATCAACTCTTCTTCCTATCATCCTTTTCCTACTGTTACATAATTTATCAGGGGTTCATTTATCTCAATTAAATTTTGCAGCTATCTCATGGAAGTGCCCATGGACACTCGGGAGTCGCCAATAGAGGAGGTATAAATGTTGTAGGAAACCCTGGATTTAGTAGTAGCACAAATGGAGTTGGAGGTTCTATTCCTGGGATTCTTCCAACATCCGCTGCAATTGGTAACCGAAATGCTGTTCCAGGATTGGGAGTATCCCAAATTTTGGGAAATGCGGGTCCTCGAATCACAAGTTCTGTGGGAAACATGGTTGGAGGGGGGAACCTTGGAAGGACTGGTGGAGGATTGTCTGTACCTGGTCTCACATCCCGTCATTTGAGTGCAAACAGTGGATCTACTGGCTTAGGAGTACAGGGACAGAATCGATTGATGAGTGGTGTGCTTCCACAAGGTACGTATGTTTATGGATGTCCATTATAATGGCGTTGAAGCAATACTTATCCACAAAGATGTTCTCATGCAATGACCCCTAATTGCATTTGCTTTGTGCATGATGAGTGTCCAAGTGCAGCCATATAGAAGATgactttattttctgtttgcATTGGTTCAGCTTGTCCAACTAGTTGGCCTTCTTCTATGCAACCACATTGTTCGCTTCCACATGTTGAAAACTGTTAAAGAACTGCTGGTTGTTTTAGATTTGTATATAATATGCTTGATGAAAtcatttatatttgtttttatgCATGTTGAATGCATAAATATTTTTCCTATGATTGATACTCATTTGAGCTTACCATAGGTTTTGAAGTATTTCTTTGTGGTGACAAGAGCTTCTTGATTCAGGATCTCCGCAGGTGATTTCAATGCTAGGGAACTCTTATCCCAATGCTGGTGGTCCACTTTCACAAAGCCATGTTATGGGTATGTTGAATGATGTAAACTCGAGTGATAATTCTCCTTTTGACATGAATGACTTCCCTCAACTGACTAGTCGACCTAGTTCTGCTGGAGGGCCTCAAGGACAATTGGGTATGCAAACGGAAATTTTCCTTTGCATTTTAGACATTTGTCCACTTTCTTTTATGGTGATTTATTGTACAAACATGTCTCAGGTTCTTTACGGAAGCAGGGTCTTAGTCCCATCGTTCAACAAAACCAAGAGTTTAGTATTCAAAATGAAGATTTCCCAGCTTTGCCAGGATTCAAAGGTGTAGTAACTGGAGAAGATATGTGACCTGATTGGCTGTTGTGCATTTCTTTCTAGCAATTTTGGCTGTTTTATGTTATCAAATAGTTTTTTTGTATAGTTGCCTTATGATTTGTTGTTTAAAGAGTCTCTTCTTAGAGAGTTGAGTTGTAGACTGAATTAAGCACTTTCTCTTTTGGAAATTTTATGGATTTACGTGCATATCTACCTTAGTTCCTTTGGTGCTTGGTTTTATTGCTTTGTTTATTATATTCTGACATTATAACTTGTGTAAGGTGTTAAATAAGCATATGGTTTCCTGGTTTGTATCTCATCAAGTGATTAAATGATCGGTTATAGATCTAGTGAGGATGCTAAAATGTCTCGTAAATGACAACTTAGTGATTCTCCTTAAGAAGAATTCGTGATGCCGCACTGTTggagctttgattgctttgatTAAATGACAACTTAGTGATTCTCCTTATTTTTGGTTACCTTTGCTCGCAGATCCTTAATTTAGTAAccatattatattatttatttttacagGTGGCAATGCTGATTATGCTATGGATATGCACCAGAAAGAACAGCTTCATGACAATGCTGTACCAATGATGCAATCTCAACATTTCCCGGTGAGTTGCATGTTTAAAAGACTAAGaaatctttatatatatattcacttATTATTCTATCCTTTTAATATGCAGATGGGGAGGTCTGCTGGTTTTAGCTTGGGGGGAACATATTCATCACATCGTacacaacagcaacaacaacatgCTCCTTCGGTGAGTAGTGGTGGTGTCTCATTTTCATCTGTAAACAACCAGGATCTTCTCCATCTACATGGATCAGATATTTTTCCATCTACGCATTCAACTTATCATTCGCAGGTCTGCAAGCTCTCTAAATTGCTGTTGTAATGAATAAGCCTCGTTCTTTCTCTAGTTTGCTTGATTTTAATATTCATTCTGAAGCAAGATTTCAGCCATCCTAACCACTTCTGGATTTGTTCTAGGCAAGTGGACCTCCTGGGATTGGATTAAGGCCACTAAATTCTCCAAATACAGTCTCTAGTATGGGTCAGTATGACCAGATCCTCCAGCAGTATCAACAGCACCAGAATCAGTCGCAGTTCCGCCTTCAAATGTCAGCCGTAAATCAGTCGTTTCGGGATCAGGGCATGAAAGCTATGCAAACTGCACaatccacaccagatccatttGGTTTGCTTGGCTTGTTAAGTGTGATCAGGATGAGTGATCCAGACTTGACATCTCTTGCACTTGGAATTGATCTTACTACACTTGGATTAAATTTGAATTCATCAGAAAATCTACACAAGACGTTTGGGTCTCCATGGTCTGATGAACCTGCAAAGGGTGATCCAGAGTTTAATGTGCCACAATGTTATTACGCAAAGCAGCCCCCTGCTTTTCATGTGAGGTTTTTTAATTATGCTATAGAATCGATTTCTTTATTTGCAAATCCTTCATTAGGCTTACTGCATTTTACTGCTTATTGCATGATGCAGCAAGGTTACTTTTCAAAGTTTTCGGTGGAAACATTGTTTTACATATTCTACAGGTTTGCAATTACATCTTACTTGGTTTCTAATTGGCTTGCTTAGTATTATAATTAACCACTTTTTTTTCTTGGCTGCAGCATGCCCAAAGACGAAGCACAATTATATGCTGCAAATGAGCTGTATGCACATACCCTCCAATTCATCcttcttttgttatttatattttatttttctgtggTTAGGGCTTATTTCCCAATTATGTTGGGATTGCTACAATTTGGGAGCAATTAATGGTTAATTCAGTAATTCAGTCAATATTTGGTAACCTTTCTTTGTTTATCAGTCACGGAGTTTAAGTGTTCCTACAGCAAAACGTATATTGGGCAGGAACTCCtgaattaaaatctaaattGTTTTCCTCTGATCAATAATTTCTAACAGGGTAGGTGGTTGTTGCTTTCAGGCACAATAGAGGTTGGTATTATCACAAAGAAAATCGTTTCTGGTTTATAAGAGTTCCCAACATGGAGCCGCTTGTTAAAACGAACACATACGAGAGAGGATCTTATCACTGTTTCGATCCAAACACATTTGAAACTGTTCGCAAGGTTAGCTTTATACATAATAGTATTCGTAGTGTTCTTAAAACTATTTCTCGTGTTCCAATGTTTAATTGTTTTCCTTTTATCCCTGATAATATTTTAGGCCTCTAATGAAAAAAACATCCTTGCAGGATAACTTTGTTCTACATTATGAAATGTTGGAAAAGAGACCGCCTCTACCACAGCATTGAGTAGGAATCAGAACCTTTATTGTAGAGTTTCAACTGTAAATTTTCATTCTGGATTTTAATTCCTCAGAAAGTCATTAGCATAAGTATTCCTTTAGTTTGGGCTTTCTCTTACTATATGTCGCTTGAGTGATCCAAGCATTTCATCTTTAACTGCCCCAATTTGAACAGAAGAATTATGATACGTAGGTATTTCGATAACCTAGTTATCTGACGGATTTTGTCTGCCCCTTAGCTCCAatgcacaaaagaaaagcaccTTTGTTAATATTTGATATATTTCCTAGGAATTATGCTTTAGAGTTCACAGCTAGCTGAATAATGATTTAATTAATCTTAACTTGTTAGAATATCTCAATCTGACAGGCTAAAGACTAATTTATAGCCTAATCTGTTGCGAATTAGGATTTCAGTTAAGAGTTTGTTTTTGGCCAATGACTTGTATGTACAAAGCGGGAGTCGATCATAGGATTGTTTAATTTTGCAAATTTACACTCCCATTGCATGGCATCATTTTGCCCTTTCCCCTGATCGATTGTAGTTGGGTTTACATCATACTCATCGGACTGgtaaagtatttatttcatttcGGATTATATAGCTCTTTCAGCTTTCATATTAAATCAATTAGAATATTGCTTGATATTTTAAGTGATCTAATCCATAATTATCTTCGTATTTTAACAAATGGGTATGAAAAATTGTCTTTAGGTTCAAAATTATTTGGTAGTATTAGTGAGGCTCTGGCTCTGaatattttaagtttgttaAGCAAAACTTGAAGTATGGAAAACACCCGAGTATCGAACTTTGCGCGGGATGAATTAGTAAAAATGATCTTTGTACtgtctaaaataaaattgtaaaaaatttcTCTAGTCTACACAGTTGTCATAAACTTTCACTTAAGGAACTAGACATCACCGAATAGTTGTCGTGTGAAATGCATCCCTGCTCGATTGAGGTGTGAAATGTTATTTATGAAGATTGTTGTGTGTTGGTCAAAACCAAGCTTTTGAGATCCCACATTTGACTCTCCAGAAGTTCCCTTTTACTCAAAATTCTATCAGATGCACAATCGTCGTCCTATAAAACATGGAGGCGAAAACATGGTAATTTACAATGTATACATTTTCCAATTATTCACTGATATTGAAATTAGGTGATcataatattaaaagaaaaacgaATATTTTGCTTCTTCATGATTGCCGACATGGTCAGCTTTTCAGAGTAAACTTAACTGAGTAAGTGGTTTCTGCTTCTACtttttaaagataaaagatTCTATTAAAAACGTTTGTGCAAAGAGTTCATTAAAAGGATGAAAATTAGAATTCTTATCTAGCTTTTTCGAAATGTTGATGAAAATTTAAGTTTTTTCCTAACAAGCAGGACATTTGTTAAGAAACCAAGAGTGGAAAGGTTTTTACTTATTacagataaaaatttatatacatatattattatacgaaatttaaaatcttaccttttcaataaaaaaatttcctCCCTTAGTTTACTAATTTGAACTAAGTTAATTTAGTGGGGACAACTATTTTGAATGAACTCAGCCCAAAGATGTACAAAATGCAACACGCAAGTAAGCATGATAAGTAATACTCACATCACCAGGTGCAGCTGATAATAGCGCTAAGAGAGTCACGGTAGCAGCTTGATAATCCGTCAATACCTTGTGTGCTGACTCATCGAGCTTATCCTGAAAGGTTTTAAGGCGGGAAAGAATAAATCTCCGAGATCTTTTGAAATATGATAATGTTAAATATTATATGATTGCATGAAATACAGTCCCTGTCAAAGGTGCCAAAATTTGTCTATATTACCATCACAGATACAATCTAATAAGCCTAAAATATTCATATTCAGTGTGATGTTAACCCACAGAGAGAGAACATACCTTCAATTGGGAAATAGCAACAGAGATCGCCCTTCCAGGGGCTTGAAGAGCTTTATGGTAAACCTGAACAAAAGTGGAAGAAAACAGTAAGGAGATGGGAGGCTTCAGAAAGAGAGAGGGGGTGTGGAAGCAACCAAAGTTACCTGGATATAAAGTAATGACACAACTTTTGGCAGAAGGGATACAGGGTCAGTCTCAGCAGAAACTTGGGATGTTAATTCCTGATATTCAATAACAAAAGTTAATGGTAGGCCAACTCTAATAAATATTTTCCCTGATTGGAAATTTGTTCCTCAGGActtaaattagaattttccttccAGCTGAAAAGAACTTATTCATTAATATTTTGGGTAATTTTCAGTTGATCTACCAATCTGACATTTAATATATTACCAGTGTTATTGACAGTATATTTGTGAATCTAGTAGCTTCAAACAAATTCTGATAAAGCTTTATGCGGGTGAAAGCATAAATACCTTACGATATGAATGTAAAAGTGTTCTTTCAAGTTTCTTGTCGAGTCTTTTCAAAGGCAATGCACTGagggaaaaaaaagaatattcaAGATCAAATCACATTGCAAGGCTTGAATCACTACAGAAGCACTGGAGATCAAATAATTCCTGAAGCTCAACAAAATAATAGACACATTACCTCTCTTCAGTTACTGCTCTAAATGCGTCCATGAATACTTCAACATTCTGTTTTGAACATTCAAATTCAACTTCTAATTATACTGTTCACAAATCAGAGAGGATAATAGTTTTGATGCTTAAGAAAAACGATATTTTCACCCAACTGGTTGCAACTGTAAATTGAAAAATGGTTGACAATGAATTACATAAACCTTAACAACAAGATTTGTTGCAAAATTAAAAATGCCAACCTTTCCCTCCAATGCTTCTACAACAGCAAGAGCCTTATTTGCAAGAGGTCTAGGAAAACTCTTGGACTACAAAAGGAAATAATAAACAATACGTAAGTACTCATTCTATACGAATACAGACGTTGATGCAAATAACATCTTATTCTTACAATTGCAACTCTGTCTCCAGGACTAACTGAAATAGATTCAGAACTTGGAGCCTCCTGAACCTCAACACCATTCTTCAATTTGTTGTGTTCATCCTGCAGATGATGATTCTATTGCGTTAGACCATATTAAACCCTCAAGATATGTATTACATTTACAAACAGTTCATTGTATAGAATTACCAGATCATGAAGAAGCATATCCACCATAGGAGCTGCTACTGTTCTTAGTAAATGCCTATGTAAAACAACCTGCCATCATTTACATGTCAATTTGCACATTTCAAcaatgaaaacagaaaaattaaaCTTCTAAAAAACATTACAGAACTTACAGAAGTTGATTGATCATCTTCAAACAATTCCAAGGCTTTTTCATAGAGCTGCATGTTTAAGAAAGACTGCCACCAGGGAAACACGGAAAAAACAATTAAGATAGTAAACTGTATGTATAAAAGACCACAAAAGTTGTGTTTGTGCCACTTTAGCAAACCTCATCAAGTTTCTTCTGCAAATTATCAAGCAATCGTTTCATTCTGTCTGCATTTTCTGTTAGTAATGCCTTCCTTTTCTCCATCCAAGAACTGATTATTGTAGGCCTTAATTTGTTAGCCAAAGGCTCAAGAATTGTTTCAGGATCATCTAGACCTATCAAATTTATAGCACTGCATTTGAGAATACAGAATAACTTGTATAGGAAGAAAGGAAAGATTTGAAGTCAGAATCAACAAACCTTGTTCTTCAAACTCAGGAAACAGGGTAGTAATTTTCTGCACGATCCATTCTTCTGAGGGACTACTAAGATTGTCGTCCTTCATTTTAACTGATTCTTTCCTTGAACCTGACTTTGAATCTGATGTTTGTGACGATGTATCCTTGCTCTTTCTCTGGTTTTTCTTAGATTTTGTGGATGCCTGCTCCTGGTTATCTGGACCACTTTCAGATAGATTTGCTGCTGCATTTCCAGTGgctttccccttttttttcttggaCCCTTTATCAGA is a window from the Arachis stenosperma cultivar V10309 chromosome 3, arast.V10309.gnm1.PFL2, whole genome shotgun sequence genome containing:
- the LOC130969260 gene encoding probable NOT transcription complex subunit VIP2 isoform X2; translated protein: MSGLLNSSLNGSASNLPDGAGRSFATSFSGSIQGLHNIHGSFNVPNMPGTLTSRNSTINSVPSGGVQQQTGSLSSGRFGSNNLPVALSQLSHGSAHGHSGVANRGGINVVGNPGFSSSTNGVGGSIPGILPTSAAIGNRNAVPGLGVSQILGNAGPRITSSVGNMVGGGNLGRTGGGLSVPGLTSRHLSANSGSTGLGVQGQNRLMSGVLPQGSPQVISMLGNSYPNAGGPLSQSHVMGMLNDVNSSDNSPFDMNDFPQLTSRPSSAGGPQGQLGSLRKQGLSPIVQQNQEFSIQNEDFPALPGFKGGNADYAMDMHQKEQLHDNAVPMMQSQHFPMGRSAGFSLGGTYSSHRTQQQQQHAPSVSSGGVSFSSVNNQDLLHLHGSDIFPSTHSTYHSQASGPPGIGLRPLNSPNTVSSMGQYDQILQQYQQHQNQSQFRLQMSAVNQSFRDQGMKAMQTAQSTPDPFGLLGLLSVIRMSDPDLTSLALGIDLTTLGLNLNSSENLHKTFGSPWSDEPAKGDPEFNVPQCYYAKQPPAFHQGYFSKFSVETLFYIFYSMPKDEAQLYAANELHNRGWYYHKENRFWFIRVPNMEPLVKTNTYERGSYHCFDPNTFETVRKDNFVLHYEMLEKRPPLPQH
- the LOC130969260 gene encoding probable NOT transcription complex subunit VIP2 isoform X3, with protein sequence MSGLLNSSLNGSASNLPDGAGRSFATSFSGQSGAASPVFHHTGSIQGLHNIHGSFNVPNMPGTLTSRNSTINSVPSGGVQQQTGSLSSGRFGSNNLPVALSQLSHGSAHGHSGVANRGGLGVSQILGNAGPRITSSVGNMVGGGNLGRTGGGLSVPGLTSRHLSANSGSTGLGVQGQNRLMSGVLPQGSPQVISMLGNSYPNAGGPLSQSHVMGMLNDVNSSDNSPFDMNDFPQLTSRPSSAGGPQGQLGSLRKQGLSPIVQQNQEFSIQNEDFPALPGFKGGNADYAMDMHQKEQLHDNAVPMMQSQHFPMGRSAGFSLGGTYSSHRTQQQQQHAPSVSSGGVSFSSVNNQDLLHLHGSDIFPSTHSTYHSQASGPPGIGLRPLNSPNTVSSMGQYDQILQQYQQHQNQSQFRLQMSAVNQSFRDQGMKAMQTAQSTPDPFGLLGLLSVIRMSDPDLTSLALGIDLTTLGLNLNSSENLHKTFGSPWSDEPAKGDPEFNVPQCYYAKQPPAFHQGYFSKFSVETLFYIFYSMPKDEAQLYAANELHNRGWYYHKENRFWFIRVPNMEPLVKTNTYERGSYHCFDPNTFETVRKDNFVLHYEMLEKRPPLPQH
- the LOC130969260 gene encoding probable NOT transcription complex subunit VIP2 isoform X1, yielding MSGLLNSSLNGSASNLPDGAGRSFATSFSGQSGAASPVFHHTGSIQGLHNIHGSFNVPNMPGTLTSRNSTINSVPSGGVQQQTGSLSSGRFGSNNLPVALSQLSHGSAHGHSGVANRGGINVVGNPGFSSSTNGVGGSIPGILPTSAAIGNRNAVPGLGVSQILGNAGPRITSSVGNMVGGGNLGRTGGGLSVPGLTSRHLSANSGSTGLGVQGQNRLMSGVLPQGSPQVISMLGNSYPNAGGPLSQSHVMGMLNDVNSSDNSPFDMNDFPQLTSRPSSAGGPQGQLGSLRKQGLSPIVQQNQEFSIQNEDFPALPGFKGGNADYAMDMHQKEQLHDNAVPMMQSQHFPMGRSAGFSLGGTYSSHRTQQQQQHAPSVSSGGVSFSSVNNQDLLHLHGSDIFPSTHSTYHSQASGPPGIGLRPLNSPNTVSSMGQYDQILQQYQQHQNQSQFRLQMSAVNQSFRDQGMKAMQTAQSTPDPFGLLGLLSVIRMSDPDLTSLALGIDLTTLGLNLNSSENLHKTFGSPWSDEPAKGDPEFNVPQCYYAKQPPAFHQGYFSKFSVETLFYIFYSMPKDEAQLYAANELHNRGWYYHKENRFWFIRVPNMEPLVKTNTYERGSYHCFDPNTFETVRKDNFVLHYEMLEKRPPLPQH